GTGGGGGCGAGCGACGGTGCGCGGTCGAGCAGCGGCCCGCCCCACTCCGCCTCGAGCAGGCGCTCGAGCGCGCCACCGACGTTGTACAGGCGCGCGTCCTCGCGGGCCGGAGCCAGGAACTGGATGCCCACGGGCAGCCCGTCCTCGTCGGCGAGTCCCGACGGCAGTGAGATGCCCGGCACGCCGGCCAGGTTCGCCGGGATCGTCGCGACGTCGTTCAGGTACATCGACAGCGGGTCGTCGAGCTTCTCGCCGAGCTTGAACGCGGTGGTCGGCGCGGTCGGCGACGCGAGCACGTCCACCGAGGCGAACGCGGCGTCGAAGTCGCGCTGCACGAGCGTGCGCACCTTCTGCGCGCTGCCGTAGTACGCGTCGTAGTAGCCGGCGGAGAGCGCGTAGGTGCCGAGGATGATGCGGCGCTTGACCTCGGGGCCGAAGCCGGCCTCGCGGGTCGCGGCCATCACCTGCTCGACGGTGCCGCCGCCGGGCGGGGTGACCCGCAGGCCGAAGCGCACCGAGTCGAACTTCGCCAGGTTGCTCGACGCCTCGGCGGGCAGGATCAGGTAGTACGCGGCGATGGCGTACTCGAAGTGCGGGGCGCTCACCTCGACGATCTCGGCGCCGTTGCGCTCGAGCAGGGCCAGCGACTCGTGGAAGCGGGCGAGCACGCCGGGTTGGAAGCCCTGGCCGTCGAGTTCGCGGATGACGCCGATCTTCAGGCCCTGCACGTCGGCGTTGCGCACGGCGTCTGCCATCGACGGCCACGGGTCGGGGATCGAGGTGGAGTCGTGCGGGTCGTACCCGCCGATCACGTCGTGGAGCAGCGCGGCGTCGAGCACCGTGCGGGTCACCGGTCCGACCTGGTCGAGCGACGAGGCAAGCGCGATCGAGCCGTAGCGGCTCACGCCGCCGTAGGTCGGCTTCACGCCGACCGTGCCGGTCACGTGCGCAGGCTGGCGGATCGAGCCGCCCGTGTCACTGCCGAGCGCGAGCGGCGCCTCGAAGGCGGCGACGGCCGCGGCCGAGCCGCCGCCGGACCCGCCGGGGATGCGCTCGAGGTCCCACGGGTTGTACGTAGGGCCGTACGCGGAGTGCTCGGTCGAGGAGCCCATGGCGAACTCGTCCATGTTCGTCTTGCCGAGGGGGATCAGTCCGGCCTCGCGCACGCGTGCCACCGGGGTGGCGTCGTAGGGCGGGATCCAGCCCTCGAGGATGCGCGAGCCCGCGGTCGACGGCATGTCCTTCGTGACGAGCACGTCCTTGATGGCGATCGGCACGCCGGCCAGCGGCCCGAGCGGCTCGCCCGCGGCGCGGGCGCGGTCGACGCGCTCGGCATCGGCCAGTGCGGCATCCGCCGCCACGTGCAGGAAGGCGTGCACCGAGGAGTCGACCGCCTCGATGCGCTCGAGGTGGGCGCGGGTGGCGTCCACCGAGCTGGCCTCGCCGCTCGCGAGGGCGTCGGCGAGGGCGGCTGCCCCGAGACGGGTGAGGTCGGTGCTCACTGCTCCTCCCCCAGGATCGCGGAGACCTTGAAGCGCGAGCCGTCGTGCTCGGGCGCGCCCGAGACGGCCTCGGCCGGGGTGAGCGTCGGGCCGACGACGTCGTCGCGGAAGACGTTCTGCATCGGGATCGGGTGGCTGGTCGCCGGCACGTCCGGGGTCGCCACCTCGCTCACCTTCTCGACGGCCTGCATGATCTGGCCGAGTTCCTTCGTGAGGCTCGTCACCTCGTCGTCGGTGAGCGCGATGCGGGCGAGGTTCGCGAGGTGGGCGACCTGCTCCGCCGTGATGTCGGACATGCTGCTCCGTCGTGTCGGGGAGGGGGATGCGTCAGCGATTCTAGTCGGGCCGGGCGCCCGGATCAGTCCGCGGCGGCGGGCTCCACCGGGGGCAGGGCGTCGGGGCCCTCGGTCACCAGCACCGCGAACTGCGCGGCGTCGAGCACCCGTACGCCGAGCTCCTCCGCCTTGGCGAGCTTCGAACCCGCACCGGGGCCCGCGGCCACGAAGTCGGTCTTCTTCGAGACGCTCGACGCGGCCTTGCCACCGGCCGCGATGATGGCCTCCTTGGCCCCCTCGCGACTGAAGCCGTCGAGGGTGCCGGTGGCGACGACGGTGAGGCCCGCGAGCACGCCGCCGGCGGCGGCTGCGGCGCCGGGACCCGGATGCCCCGGGGTGGCGAACTGCACGCCTGCGGCCGTCCACCGGTCGACGATCTCGCGGTGCCAGTCGACGTCGAACCAGTCGAGCAGCGAGTCGGCGATGGTCGGGCCGACACCCTCGACCTCGGCGAGCTGCTCCCGGGTGGCCTCGCGCATCGCGTCGAGCGAGCCGAAGTGATCGGCGAGTGCGCGCGCGGCGACCGGGCCGACGTGGCGGATGTTGAGCGACACCAGCAGCCGCCAGAGCGGCTTGGTGCGGGCGCGGTCGAGCTCGTCGACGAGCCGCGTGGCCGCCTCGGAGGGCAGCAGCTCGCGATGGTCCTTGCGGATGCCCGCGGCCCGGCGCTCGGCAGGCGTCAGGTGCTCGGTGCCGGGCGGGTAGGCGGCCGCGCTCCATTTCTGGAACGGGGCGCGCCGGACCGGCTCGCCCGTGGCCTCGTCGACCTTCGGCTCGCCGGTCTCGGCGTCGCGGACGATCACCTCGATCGGCACCAGTTCCTCGACGGTCAGGTCGAACAGCCCGGCCTCGGTCACGAGCGGCGGCACCTCGGGCACCTCGGGCTGCGTGAGGGCGGCCGCGGTGACCTCGCCGAGCGCCTCGATGTCGAGCGCACCGCGCGACCCGATGTGCTCGACCCGGCCGCGCACCTGCGCCGGGCAGGCCCGCGCGTTCGGGCAGCGGAGGTCGATGTCGCCCTCCTTCATCGCGCGCAGCGTCGTGCCGCACTCGGGGCAGGCCTCGGGCATGTGCCACTCGACCTCGGTGCCGTCGCGCAGCTGCTCGACCGCCCCGAGGATCTCGGGGATGACGTCGCCCGCCTTGCGGAGCACCACGGTGTCGCCGATCAGCACGCCCTTGGCCTTCACGACGTCCTGGTTGTGCAGCGTCGCCTGCCGCACGGTGGAGCCTGCGACCTTCACCGGCTCCATGACCGCGTACGGCGTGGCGCGCCCGGTGCGACCGACGCCGACGACGATGTCGAGCAGCTTCGTGTGCACCTCCTCGGGCGGGTACTTGTAGGCGATCGCCCAGCGCGGTGCGCGGCTCGTCGCCCCGAGCTCGTCGTGCAGCGCGAGGTCGTCGACCTTCACGACGATGCCGTCGATCTCGTGCTCGACGTCGTGGCGGTGCTCGCCCCAGTGGTCGATGAACCCGGCGACGCCGTCGATCGCGTCGAACACGCGGGCGTAGGGCGAGACGGGCAGCCCCCACCCGGCGAGCAGGTCGTAGATCTCGGACTGCGCGGCCACGGGCGGCTCGTTCCACGCGCCGATGCCGTGCAGGTACAGCGCGAGGCGGCCGAGGCGGTCGCGCATGAGCCCGAGCTCGAACGCGTTCTTGTTCTCGCGGCGCTGGCGGAGGCTGCCCGCGGCGGTGTTGCGCGCGTTGGCGAATTCGGCGAACCGCGTGGGGATCTTCTCGGCCGGACGGCCCTTCGCGAGCTCTGCCGCCTCGTACTCGGCCTGCAGCTCGCGCTGGCGATCGTTCAGCGCCTCGAAGTCGGCGGTGCTGAGGAAGACCTCGCCACGCACCTCGAAGAACGCGGGGAACCCGTCGCCCGTGAGCCGCATGGGGATCGCGGGGATCAGCTCCACGTTCTCGGTGATGTCCTCGCCGACGCGGCCGTCGCCGCGCGTCGTCGCGGTCTCGAGCACGCCGTCGCGATACGCGAGGCTGATCGCGAGCCCGTCGATCTTCAGCTCCGTCAGCCAGCGCACCCCGCCGCCGGCCGCCGCATCCGCCTTCGCCGCCCACTCGCGGAACTCCTCGACCGAGAACACGTTGTCGAGGCTGAGCATGCGCTCGGCGTGCTCGTGCTCGGGGAACCCTGCAGCGACGACCGCGGCCCCGACCTGCTGCGTCGGACTGTCCTGCCCGGCGAGTTCGGGGAACGCGCGCTCGAGCGCCTCCAGCCGGTGGAACTCCTCGTCGTACTCCGCGTCGGAGAGCGGCGAATCGCCATCGGCGTAGTACGCCAG
This is a stretch of genomic DNA from Agromyces sp. SYSU T00194. It encodes these proteins:
- the ligA gene encoding NAD-dependent DNA ligase LigA, producing MDFDAARAEADRLSERIEGARLAYYADGDSPLSDAEYDEEFHRLEALERAFPELAGQDSPTQQVGAAVVAAGFPEHEHAERMLSLDNVFSVEEFREWAAKADAAAGGGVRWLTELKIDGLAISLAYRDGVLETATTRGDGRVGEDITENVELIPAIPMRLTGDGFPAFFEVRGEVFLSTADFEALNDRQRELQAEYEAAELAKGRPAEKIPTRFAEFANARNTAAGSLRQRRENKNAFELGLMRDRLGRLALYLHGIGAWNEPPVAAQSEIYDLLAGWGLPVSPYARVFDAIDGVAGFIDHWGEHRHDVEHEIDGIVVKVDDLALHDELGATSRAPRWAIAYKYPPEEVHTKLLDIVVGVGRTGRATPYAVMEPVKVAGSTVRQATLHNQDVVKAKGVLIGDTVVLRKAGDVIPEILGAVEQLRDGTEVEWHMPEACPECGTTLRAMKEGDIDLRCPNARACPAQVRGRVEHIGSRGALDIEALGEVTAAALTQPEVPEVPPLVTEAGLFDLTVEELVPIEVIVRDAETGEPKVDEATGEPVRRAPFQKWSAAAYPPGTEHLTPAERRAAGIRKDHRELLPSEAATRLVDELDRARTKPLWRLLVSLNIRHVGPVAARALADHFGSLDAMREATREQLAEVEGVGPTIADSLLDWFDVDWHREIVDRWTAAGVQFATPGHPGPGAAAAAGGVLAGLTVVATGTLDGFSREGAKEAIIAAGGKAASSVSKKTDFVAAGPGAGSKLAKAEELGVRVLDAAQFAVLVTEGPDALPPVEPAAAD
- the gatA gene encoding Asp-tRNA(Asn)/Glu-tRNA(Gln) amidotransferase subunit GatA, which gives rise to MSTDLTRLGAAALADALASGEASSVDATRAHLERIEAVDSSVHAFLHVAADAALADAERVDRARAAGEPLGPLAGVPIAIKDVLVTKDMPSTAGSRILEGWIPPYDATPVARVREAGLIPLGKTNMDEFAMGSSTEHSAYGPTYNPWDLERIPGGSGGGSAAAVAAFEAPLALGSDTGGSIRQPAHVTGTVGVKPTYGGVSRYGSIALASSLDQVGPVTRTVLDAALLHDVIGGYDPHDSTSIPDPWPSMADAVRNADVQGLKIGVIRELDGQGFQPGVLARFHESLALLERNGAEIVEVSAPHFEYAIAAYYLILPAEASSNLAKFDSVRFGLRVTPPGGGTVEQVMAATREAGFGPEVKRRIILGTYALSAGYYDAYYGSAQKVRTLVQRDFDAAFASVDVLASPTAPTTAFKLGEKLDDPLSMYLNDVATIPANLAGVPGISLPSGLADEDGLPVGIQFLAPAREDARLYNVGGALERLLEAEWGGPLLDRAPSLAPTEMTAAEEGAV
- the gatC gene encoding Asp-tRNA(Asn)/Glu-tRNA(Gln) amidotransferase subunit GatC, giving the protein MSDITAEQVAHLANLARIALTDDEVTSLTKELGQIMQAVEKVSEVATPDVPATSHPIPMQNVFRDDVVGPTLTPAEAVSGAPEHDGSRFKVSAILGEEQ